The Pectinophora gossypiella chromosome 15, ilPecGoss1.1, whole genome shotgun sequence genome has a window encoding:
- the LOC126373366 gene encoding uncharacterized protein LOC126373366 isoform X1, with protein sequence MVRWRLCLALAVMLMLPTRISCKSDDDEEEDSDSKEGNIRTLTKASIGRRGEEGEEDDDDDDDDDEEEGDKIGGQAISAEGNAAAAAAARRSPGVLATPKALGLAITRTAKKRPLECYVCAYKSETPLRACLDPTKFRVHTITCHSVDDKCFTSVISKGDSYEAVVRGCRSGCVGSPETTCCELNRCNNQAFAMPLIQPRSALTENRPSKTNKCLPPNVVFFITVLLVLQTVVKVAFV encoded by the exons ATGGTTAGGTGGAGGCTGTGCCTGGCGCTTGCCGTCATGCTGATGTTACCCACGAGGATCAGCTGCAAATCCGACGACGATGAGGAAGAAGA CAGTGACAGTAAAGAAGGTAACATTCGAACTTTGACGAAGGCATCGATCGGCAGGCGAGGTGAGGAGGGGGAGGAAGATGACGAcgacgatgatgatgacgacgaGGAAGAGGGGGATAAGATTGGAGGACAGGCTATATCGGCGGAGGGTAacgcggcagcggcggcggccgcTCGCCGCTCACCAGGGGTACTTGCCACGCCCAAGGCACTCGGTCTAGCCATCACCAGAACCGCCAAGAAACGTCCCCTCGAGTGCTACGTTTGTGCGTATAAGTCAGAGACGCCGCTCAGAGCATGCTTGGATCCGACAAAATTTAG AGTACACACGATAACATGTCACAGCGTGGACGACAAGTGTTTCACATCAGTGATATCGAAGGGCGACTCGTACGAAGCTGTCGTGCGAGGCTGTCGATCTGGCTGCGTCGGCTCCCCGGAGACCACGTGTTGTGAG ctAAACCGTTGCAACAACCAGGCGTTTGCGATGCCTCTCATCCAGCCGCGGTCAGCGCTAACCGAGAACAGACCTAGCAAGACGAACAAATGTTTACCGCCCAACGTGGTATTCTTCATAACCGTACTACTAGTGCTACAAACCGTGGTCAAAGTCGCGTTCGTGTAG
- the LOC126373366 gene encoding uncharacterized protein LOC126373366 isoform X2 has product MVRWRLCLALAVMLMLPTRISCKSDDDEEEERGEEGEEDDDDDDDDDEEEGDKIGGQAISAEGNAAAAAAARRSPGVLATPKALGLAITRTAKKRPLECYVCAYKSETPLRACLDPTKFRVHTITCHSVDDKCFTSVISKGDSYEAVVRGCRSGCVGSPETTCCELNRCNNQAFAMPLIQPRSALTENRPSKTNKCLPPNVVFFITVLLVLQTVVKVAFV; this is encoded by the exons ATGGTTAGGTGGAGGCTGTGCCTGGCGCTTGCCGTCATGCTGATGTTACCCACGAGGATCAGCTGCAAATCCGACGACGATGAGGAAGAAGA GCGAGGTGAGGAGGGGGAGGAAGATGACGAcgacgatgatgatgacgacgaGGAAGAGGGGGATAAGATTGGAGGACAGGCTATATCGGCGGAGGGTAacgcggcagcggcggcggccgcTCGCCGCTCACCAGGGGTACTTGCCACGCCCAAGGCACTCGGTCTAGCCATCACCAGAACCGCCAAGAAACGTCCCCTCGAGTGCTACGTTTGTGCGTATAAGTCAGAGACGCCGCTCAGAGCATGCTTGGATCCGACAAAATTTAG AGTACACACGATAACATGTCACAGCGTGGACGACAAGTGTTTCACATCAGTGATATCGAAGGGCGACTCGTACGAAGCTGTCGTGCGAGGCTGTCGATCTGGCTGCGTCGGCTCCCCGGAGACCACGTGTTGTGAG ctAAACCGTTGCAACAACCAGGCGTTTGCGATGCCTCTCATCCAGCCGCGGTCAGCGCTAACCGAGAACAGACCTAGCAAGACGAACAAATGTTTACCGCCCAACGTGGTATTCTTCATAACCGTACTACTAGTGCTACAAACCGTGGTCAAAGTCGCGTTCGTGTAG